Proteins found in one Leptospira ellinghausenii genomic segment:
- a CDS encoding hybrid sensor histidine kinase/response regulator, with protein sequence MDNQRKINVLVVEDSVASYKAIVSVLENFGFIVSSERVEWKIEFEKSILDKSWDLVISDYYLPDFDGKYVIHRIKELNPELPVILVTEFIPEEAASEYLNLGAVEFLPKSSIIKLPFVVNRELEALRLKQSQKKAWEMLVHGEEILTRSQKISHLGHFEVIFPENNTLWSLELYRILGYEFNEIPLMEKVWNLLDFDERKKIESIWQEVTSENTSKEFILHLNTKHGRKKVNLWLEAERFDENRFRIFGTIHDISDVSDLENSIQLNEQLFKGIFNNSSQAIFLLDLQGHIIRMNRNSVLSFERNESDVQGLELISSIFSDSNEDSIKKLTYGMKLALKNQTFEVFVSYRLRDGREKYFDCDFYPLNDANGKIIYIVLEAKDITEKIVLERAYAQAQKLEALGTFAGGIAHDFNNLLTPMMAYISYLNAEWSKESSNEMIERSLPAIEGISKSLERAKNLIQQILTYSKIEHVSSKQLDLREQLLQVLNEVKFVSANKVTLFTDLGNESAFIEADPIQIFQILSNLYENSLFALQDSQNPRITISLTKVSYEKSELFHVGFLKNTEYWKLSFIDNGNGIPKEILEKIFDPFFSTKGGKGTGLGLSIIYGILAKMGGTILVDSKVGVGTQFDLYFPAWKAIV encoded by the coding sequence ATGGATAACCAAAGAAAAATAAATGTCTTAGTTGTAGAAGATTCAGTTGCTTCTTACAAGGCTATTGTATCTGTATTAGAAAATTTTGGATTCATCGTCTCGTCAGAAAGAGTCGAATGGAAAATTGAATTTGAAAAGTCCATTTTAGATAAGTCCTGGGATCTTGTGATTTCAGATTATTATTTACCAGATTTTGATGGCAAGTATGTGATTCATCGCATCAAAGAATTAAATCCTGAATTGCCAGTCATACTCGTTACAGAATTCATTCCTGAAGAAGCTGCTTCAGAATATTTAAATTTAGGAGCAGTTGAATTCCTTCCTAAATCATCCATTATCAAACTTCCGTTTGTCGTCAATCGAGAGTTAGAAGCTCTTAGGTTAAAACAATCTCAGAAAAAAGCTTGGGAGATGTTGGTTCATGGTGAAGAAATTTTAACTAGATCACAAAAGATTTCTCATTTAGGACATTTTGAAGTGATATTTCCTGAAAATAATACCCTTTGGTCATTAGAACTGTATCGTATTTTGGGTTATGAGTTTAATGAAATTCCTTTGATGGAAAAGGTATGGAATTTATTAGATTTCGATGAAAGGAAAAAAATTGAATCAATTTGGCAAGAAGTAACCAGCGAAAATACTTCAAAAGAATTTATATTGCATTTAAATACGAAACACGGTCGCAAAAAAGTAAATTTATGGTTGGAAGCAGAGCGATTTGATGAAAATCGTTTTCGTATTTTTGGAACCATTCATGACATTTCTGATGTATCTGACTTAGAAAATTCTATCCAACTCAATGAACAATTATTCAAGGGGATCTTCAATAATTCATCACAAGCTATATTTTTATTAGATCTGCAAGGTCACATCATACGTATGAATCGAAATTCAGTTTTATCCTTTGAACGTAATGAATCAGATGTTCAAGGTTTAGAATTGATTAGTTCTATCTTCTCCGATTCAAATGAAGATTCTATCAAAAAATTAACTTATGGGATGAAGTTAGCATTAAAAAATCAAACGTTTGAAGTATTTGTATCTTATCGATTGAGAGATGGACGTGAAAAATACTTTGATTGCGATTTTTATCCATTAAATGATGCTAATGGCAAAATAATATACATCGTGTTAGAAGCCAAAGACATCACCGAAAAAATTGTATTAGAAAGAGCGTATGCACAAGCTCAAAAATTGGAAGCTCTTGGTACATTCGCAGGTGGAATTGCGCATGACTTTAATAATTTATTAACACCTATGATGGCTTATATTTCCTATTTGAATGCGGAGTGGTCAAAAGAATCCTCAAATGAAATGATCGAAAGGTCCCTCCCCGCGATCGAAGGAATTTCCAAATCTTTGGAACGAGCAAAAAATTTAATCCAACAAATTTTAACTTATTCTAAAATTGAACATGTTTCTTCCAAACAATTAGATTTGAGAGAACAACTTTTACAGGTGTTAAACGAAGTTAAATTTGTTTCTGCTAATAAAGTGACTCTATTCACTGATTTAGGAAACGAATCTGCATTTATTGAAGCTGATCCAATTCAGATTTTTCAGATTTTGTCAAATTTATATGAAAACTCTTTATTTGCATTACAAGATTCACAGAATCCTAGAATCACAATTTCGTTAACAAAAGTTTCATATGAGAAATCAGAACTTTTTCATGTTGGCTTTTTGAAAAACACAGAATATTGGAAACTGAGTTTTATTGACAATGGAAACGGGATACCTAAGGAAATATTGGAAAAAATATTTGATCCATTTTTCAGCACAAAAGGTGGAAAAGGGACTGGACTTGGTCTTTCCATCATTTATGGAATTTTAGCCAAAATGGGAGGAACCATATTAGTTGATTCCAAGGTAGGGGTTGGAACACAATTTGATTTGTACTTCCCAGCTTGGAAAGCTATTGTTTAA
- a CDS encoding cation-translocating P-type ATPase, which translates to MQSIPKQISEYITMGLSLDMVKKNRSVYGANEISSSKRIGFLRMLFGVVTEPMILLLISISIVYLLLGDRGEALLLLGSVIGIVCITFYQEKKTETAISALRSLASPRTNVIRDGQIIRIEGKDVVYGDLLILNEGDRIPADAELLSDRLFSCDESLLTGESIPVNKGMGQSVYCGALVVGGEGVCKVNAVGNHTEIGKIGRKIADETVGKTLLEIEVARLVRNLFLVAAGLCILLALYFGIVKSLWLQGLLSGLTLAIGLMPEELPLVMTIFFALGAYRLSTKNVLVRRSSIIETLGAATVLCSDKTGTITKNKMKVGKITTKGVEENLEHVNEVSDISKTIIQIAYFASKHPSFDPMDIAITDCMNVFHQNGNLSLLSIKDFPLTPEQLTMIRVLKEENEFSCYAKGSPEAVFELCQLDTENVQYWTNKTNKLAKEGYRVLAVAKSKIPLKNIPEERNGALYEMYGLISFLDPIREIVPSAVKTAYESGIRVIMITGDYPETAKNIAKQIGLKNSDLVYTGKDFSNLEDKEFKKVLKECNVFSRVSPEDKWKLVRFLKSEGEIVAMTGDGVNDAPALRTANIGVAMGKRGTDVAREAADIVLLDDSFSSILESVRIGRQIFDNLKKALGYLIGVHIPIVGITFLPILLNWPVVVLSAIHIVFMEMVIDPTCTIVFEKEDAEFDLMKRKPRVSSEPLLDRELFVTSLIQGAFSLLSVVSTYWFIHMFLNHDSNNQVVSTASFVTLVFSNLFLILANRSLHESMWSRMRIRNSMINIVFIGTIAVLLLSIYLPGLNSLFRFVPLNFLQFSSAILVAFIGVLFYDITKVSVSKWFRNV; encoded by the coding sequence TCTGAATACATCACAATGGGTCTCTCCTTAGACATGGTAAAAAAGAACCGTTCAGTCTATGGGGCAAACGAAATTAGCTCCTCCAAAAGAATTGGTTTCCTTCGAATGTTGTTTGGAGTAGTGACAGAACCAATGATTCTGCTTCTCATTTCCATTAGTATCGTATATTTACTATTGGGAGACCGAGGTGAAGCCTTGTTATTGTTAGGTTCAGTTATCGGAATTGTTTGTATCACATTTTACCAAGAGAAAAAAACCGAAACAGCAATTTCTGCATTACGGTCTTTAGCAAGCCCACGAACGAACGTTATTCGAGATGGCCAAATCATTCGAATTGAAGGGAAAGATGTTGTGTATGGAGACTTACTCATTCTAAATGAAGGAGACCGAATTCCAGCTGATGCCGAATTGTTATCTGACAGATTGTTTTCATGTGATGAATCGTTATTAACGGGAGAATCGATCCCAGTGAATAAGGGAATGGGTCAATCGGTATATTGCGGAGCTCTTGTGGTTGGCGGGGAAGGTGTTTGTAAGGTAAACGCAGTTGGAAATCATACTGAAATTGGTAAAATAGGAAGAAAGATAGCAGATGAAACAGTTGGAAAAACACTGCTGGAAATTGAGGTAGCGAGGTTAGTTCGAAATTTATTTCTCGTTGCTGCTGGTTTATGCATCTTACTTGCTCTTTATTTTGGAATTGTGAAATCCCTTTGGTTACAAGGCTTATTGTCTGGGTTAACGCTTGCTATAGGTTTAATGCCGGAAGAATTGCCGTTAGTAATGACAATCTTTTTTGCTTTGGGTGCTTATCGGTTGAGTACTAAAAATGTATTGGTAAGAAGATCATCAATCATTGAAACTTTGGGTGCTGCAACGGTATTATGTTCTGATAAAACAGGCACAATTACAAAAAATAAAATGAAAGTTGGAAAAATTACAACAAAGGGGGTCGAAGAAAATTTAGAACATGTAAATGAAGTCTCTGATATTTCAAAGACCATAATACAAATTGCATACTTTGCTTCAAAACATCCAAGTTTTGATCCTATGGACATCGCTATAACTGATTGTATGAATGTTTTTCATCAAAATGGTAATTTATCATTATTGTCTATAAAAGATTTTCCGTTAACACCTGAACAATTAACTATGATTCGAGTTTTAAAAGAAGAAAACGAATTTTCATGTTATGCGAAAGGATCACCTGAGGCAGTGTTTGAGTTATGCCAATTGGATACGGAAAATGTGCAATATTGGACAAACAAAACAAATAAATTAGCAAAAGAAGGGTATCGTGTACTTGCAGTCGCAAAATCTAAAATACCTTTGAAAAATATTCCGGAAGAAAGAAATGGCGCTCTGTATGAAATGTATGGTTTAATATCTTTTTTGGATCCAATTAGAGAAATTGTACCAAGTGCCGTAAAAACAGCTTATGAGTCTGGAATCCGCGTGATAATGATCACAGGAGATTATCCAGAAACAGCAAAGAATATTGCTAAACAAATTGGATTGAAGAATTCAGATTTAGTTTATACTGGAAAAGATTTTTCAAATTTAGAGGACAAGGAATTCAAAAAAGTATTAAAAGAATGTAATGTTTTTTCCAGGGTTAGTCCAGAGGATAAATGGAAATTGGTTAGATTTCTAAAGTCGGAAGGTGAAATAGTAGCGATGACAGGAGATGGAGTTAATGATGCTCCCGCATTAAGAACTGCAAACATTGGTGTAGCAATGGGAAAACGTGGAACCGATGTCGCAAGGGAAGCTGCCGATATAGTATTGTTAGATGATTCCTTTTCCTCTATATTAGAATCTGTTCGTATTGGTCGTCAAATTTTTGATAATTTGAAAAAAGCTCTTGGGTATTTAATTGGAGTGCACATCCCGATCGTTGGAATCACATTTTTACCAATCTTATTGAATTGGCCAGTGGTTGTACTTTCAGCAATTCATATTGTATTTATGGAAATGGTAATCGATCCAACATGTACGATCGTTTTTGAAAAAGAGGATGCCGAATTTGATTTAATGAAACGGAAACCAAGAGTATCTTCGGAACCTCTATTGGATAGAGAACTGTTCGTTACATCATTAATCCAAGGAGCTTTCTCCTTGTTGTCAGTTGTTTCTACTTATTGGTTTATTCATATGTTTTTAAATCATGATTCTAACAACCAAGTGGTAAGTACTGCCTCCTTTGTTACTTTAGTATTTTCGAATTTGTTTTTAATATTAGCGAATCGTTCCTTGCATGAATCGATGTGGAGTCGGATGAGAATTCGAAACTCAATGATCAATATTGTATTTATTGGAACCATTGCGGTTTTACTTCTGTCGATCTATTTGCCTGGATTGAACAGTTTGTTTCGATTTGTCCCACTCAATTTTCTACAATTTTCTTCAGCGATACTGGTTGCTTTTATAGGAGTTTTGTTTTATGATATAACAAAAGTATCCGTATCAAAATGGTTTCGAAACGTTTAA
- a CDS encoding patatin-like phospholipase family protein: MIELIFPKKYSALCLKSAFFGFFAHTGFVRGLQEIGFKPAIVTGSSSGAMIGALYATGREMVDFESVVLGLKKKDFWEGNSLTLLGRLLKKGWNQSSGVLTGKATRKILYPYLGNKKFSELPIKLGIAVSNLSKNKRELITEGNVLDAVMASIAFPFLYEVQEFQGQEFLDGGIGDGEPIKELILDPSIDRIVIHQINNNRPVSKNMMKRALDASVQIIETETEDLKTLLAKEKGKKLIRLETNTPYLSPNDFSKGKFALAEGRGTAYKHKAEILGDMELPIFGLFN, from the coding sequence ATGATTGAACTGATTTTTCCTAAAAAATATTCGGCGTTATGTTTAAAGTCTGCTTTTTTTGGTTTTTTTGCTCACACGGGTTTTGTAAGAGGTTTGCAAGAAATTGGTTTTAAGCCAGCCATTGTTACTGGATCAAGTTCAGGTGCCATGATTGGTGCACTTTATGCCACTGGAAGAGAGATGGTAGATTTTGAATCCGTTGTATTGGGTCTCAAAAAGAAAGATTTTTGGGAAGGTAATTCATTAACCTTGCTTGGTCGTCTCTTAAAAAAGGGATGGAACCAATCTAGCGGAGTTTTGACAGGGAAAGCAACTCGTAAAATTTTATATCCATACTTAGGGAATAAAAAATTTTCTGAATTACCTATCAAATTGGGGATTGCAGTTTCTAATTTATCAAAAAACAAAAGAGAGTTAATCACTGAAGGAAATGTATTAGATGCGGTAATGGCATCAATTGCTTTTCCATTCCTTTATGAAGTGCAAGAATTCCAAGGACAAGAGTTTTTAGATGGAGGTATTGGTGATGGAGAACCTATTAAAGAATTAATTTTAGATCCAAGCATCGATCGAATTGTTATTCATCAAATTAACAATAATAGGCCAGTTAGTAAAAACATGATGAAGCGGGCGTTAGATGCTTCAGTACAAATCATTGAAACCGAAACGGAGGATTTAAAAACACTTTTGGCGAAAGAGAAAGGTAAAAAATTAATCCGATTAGAAACAAATACTCCTTATTTATCCCCCAATGATTTTTCGAAAGGCAAGTTTGCTTTAGCAGAAGGTCGAGGTACTGCATATAAACATAAAGCCGAGATTTTAGGAGATATGGAATTGCCCATATTTGGATTGTTTAATTAA
- a CDS encoding response regulator — translation MELVANQPTNKPIDLIRMDLHIPEMDGYSATKEIRKESRWKKLPIIALTASAELETREQIRAVGMNDFISKPFNPSDILNQLHVWLGTWAFVSIHSKLFSVSNDNAKIVISSSDRLVF, via the coding sequence TTGGAATTAGTTGCGAACCAACCAACCAACAAACCAATTGATTTGATTCGAATGGACCTACATATTCCAGAAATGGATGGTTATAGTGCAACAAAGGAAATCAGAAAAGAATCACGTTGGAAAAAACTTCCGATTATCGCATTAACTGCATCTGCGGAGCTCGAGACAAGAGAACAAATCAGAGCTGTCGGTATGAATGACTTCATATCAAAACCATTTAATCCTAGTGATATTTTAAACCAACTTCACGTTTGGCTCGGAACATGGGCTTTCGTTTCTATTCATTCGAAATTATTTTCTGTATCCAATGATAATGCTAAAATCGTAATATCATCATCTGATCGTTTGGTTTTTTGA